catcttcatctagAAATTCGACACTAGGGTCTCCGTCAAGGTACCTCTGGTAAAGTTTatcttttgacctttttttcttttggatggtCTATCATCTTCTTTGTCATTTGGAGGATTTGTGCAAAGAGGGCACTGACAATCTAGATCCCTGAAATAATGTCTCGTATGGGGATCTTTATAATAATGAGTTGGACACCCCTCCCGCTTAGAAGACTCAATCATAGATTTTGGATATGGATGGCCTTCATCGGCTGGAACATGAGTTGCATAAGGTTGCATCATAAAAATagtaagaaaaatagaagatgtggtctcttcattttccttactAAATTTGATGACAATTGTGCCATCTTTCTTCTTAGTGAATTGGGACTTTGTGGATTggatcaatttggaattttggtgGATTTTTTCATAGTTAATTACCCACGTATCTGGGAGTAACTTAACTAATTGATCTCGATGGATCTATTTAGGAACATGGACATAGGAAATTTGGTTATTATCCACCAagatgaacaaggcatcttctAAACAAGGGAAATTGAGGTCAATGGCATGATTCTAGACCGAATAAATTATTTGGTGATATAAGGTAGCAACAATAGAGTTCGAAGTTTGACGTGCTTCAGTAATCTACAGCTAGATCTTAGGGGCTGAGAGAAGGGGTGAATCTGAGAGAGCCGTATTGAAGTTTGGAAACAGCATAACAAACACTATTCCTATGTTAAGGGTGGTTTGGATGGTATCGATGCAAGCATGCTAATAGTTCAAGAAACGGGTATCTAAAAGAGCCATTTAAGCAACTATAGTTAATCCATTCCTTTCATGAAATGATAAAGCAAGCCCAATGGCACTAAATTAAAGGTGTGTATAACCTTGCTGTATCGACCATTGTTGAAAGTTAGAAGGACTTTGAAAGGTGACAAAGCATTCCTATTGAGTGACTAAAATAGGATGGTgatcaaatttcaaaaactgGGTATACTCTTTAACTTCTTAATTTAGCccaaaaagttatgacacttatttCATATCATAAGTTTAAGATCGATTTGGTAATATTTCCATTTGGAGACAACGTACATTTTACATGGTAACTGTTGTCAAGTCATTTCGCTTGTGATTTGGGAGAAATTTGCATGCGCAATCTGCAACTAATGACCTTAAATTATCCGCTGATCACCTCACCAGACACAAGAGAGTGAAGGACTTTGACATGACAGACGAGCTCCATCACATCCGTCAACAATCCATTGCTGTCAAAAGGGTCAGTCTAGAGGAGTCACACGTGTTCGAACCAACGAGTACGTCACAGGATCTTCTCATATCTTCAAATTCTACTCCTAATTCAACAATTCTCAAGTAAATTGAAGGAAGAGAAGTCGCATGAGAAGTTGGCAGAATCTCCTTAGTGTTTATTATTTACCAAGTCCACCTTCCAACAGTCATAAAAAGTTGAGGTAGAAGCAGTAAATACATCATACAGGGACTAGGAGACTCCCCTGAAGAGAGTTTCAAGTTCATCACACGCATTCTGACAGGAGTAGAAGTCGAACCTAGCATTCCATGGTTCTTCAATCCTGTTCTCTGGCAAAGGTTTCTCGAAATTGAGATGGTATACACGAGGAAACAATGGGTAAATCCATCACAACAGCAAGCATACATCGCATACATCCATGAACCTTTCCTTTAATTGCTTCTATTTACTTGATGGGATGGGAAGGAGAATGAGGGTGACTTCACTAAGAAATTATAACACGTACAAGCTTATTGTTTCTCGCATAATACAAACAAGTATGCGGAGAAACTCCGACCCGCATCAGAGAGAAGCTGTTTATTGATTGTTTCTCTTGCGAGCAATCTCTCTTGCCATTTCCCTCAGCTCTTCTGGCGAAGGCGGCCTCGGTCCCTCAGGTGGGTATACCACGTAAGATTTCTTGACAGACAGAAAAGGAACTTCAGAGTCATAATCATAACCACAAAGGAGTACCAACAAAATTTGGAGATAAGATGGATTATGGATGATCTTAAGAAGCACTAACGGGCACATAAACAACAAAGGTACTTTTATCTCAGTCAATGATTCAGTATTCACACTCAGAAGATAATAAACCACAGCTTCAACCTTGCAGTATTTCATCACCAGATGAGGAGCGACTAACGAGAAAGTCCTCATGCTCATCGTAATCTTCCAAAAAAAGTGGGCTAAGATGTCACCTCTGCCATTAGTTCCCTTTAAACTACTAAAGAACCACACCACATCCTTGGCCCACAAAATTCATTTAATGCGAGCAATAGAAGCTTGTAATTTATCCAAGATGACTCATTACTGCTCTTGTCATGGTATGAAGTAGCAGCAAGAAGTGTGAATTCTAGCTCTTCATTTAGTTTGTAATTCCATTTAAAAAAGCAGCAGTCTTCTGTAAAACTGGTAAAAAGGAATCCATTAAGGGATGAAAAGGCTAAATTAATCtgaagaatcaaataaaaagcAGTCTGCCCATGTCGAAAAGTTCCTTGGACAGTCGTTACTGGGGAAGAACTTGGTAGGAAAAAATCATTAGGCTTCaccaaaatgttgaaaaatcaagaaacaagTACAGCAATATACGTTTACAAAACTGAAAGTCCATCCTGAAGAACCCAGCCAATACCGAAGTTCATGGAAGAGGCAAGATGTGGCAATATAATTGGGGTCAATTTTTGAGACAACCAAATTGATCCTATACACTACGTAATAAGGGCACAGATGACTAAGGGGCAAACGCAACCTTACTAGTTAGTACAGCGAGCAAAGCAATGTCCATGGATCAACCCATCTGCCAAACAAGCATTAGATGGTCTTTGTTATCATCATCCTGAACTACTTATTGATGTGTCAAAGATGTGTGCGGTACAGTAGATCCTCCTAAATTTAACTTGGAACTCATAAATCCTGGAAGGAAACACAAATAGCTGGGAGCAATTGAGAAATTTTATCACAAGATATTGGATTTAGTCTAGGTTTAACATGGTTATCACAATCTGCCAGATTCTCAAAAACGGTCCTCAGGGAACCATCAAACATGATCTAAGTGAAGAGCTGTTATCAGAAAAACTGTATGGGGAACAGCTCGAAATGCATCGTTGTTTTTCGCAAATTCGATACTGAAGACACACAAGCTCGGCGACCAAACAACAAGATAAAACCAAAATCGCTCTTCGAAATTCGTATGACAGATCATCAAGAAGACTGAAATTCAAAAGTTCACAGGTACCCAACTCCCGCATCGAAAACGGTTATATTCATCTGGGTTCCACTCCCCCGCCCAACATCCCAAGAGCATACAAGACAAGCAATTCGAGGCAATTTGCACAAACAACATTTTTCAATCGTTGCAACCTATAGGATACAAACAAATTCAGCATATTCATGACGCAACCGGACCACGTCCGACACAAAAAAACACTCGGGCGCTTCTCGCCGAATTCCATTTCCAATCCAGACGAGCTCAAACTCCAAAAGAATCCCCATCACAAACAGCTCACGGCACGCCGACAATTCCAGCCACCTAAAACCCTAGGCCGGACTAGCGAATCAAGCCAACTCCCCAAAAAACGCAACACCCATCAGTCGAAATCTTGAGATTCGCTCGCATTGACAAGGGGCATTAACTTGATAGGATGCCAATATGGATCGCGacagggagagagggagaggaactcACAGTGCCCATGAATTTCTGGAGATTCTTGGAGTTGTTGGCGAAGGCGTACATGAGAACGATGGGGACCGTCACGTAGACGCCGAACTTGGCGATCTCCAGGATGCCCTTCGACGTTCCGATGGACGACATTTTCTCGCCGGGAAGACCGTGAACTGCAGAATTCTCGGCAAACGAAGACCCCTGCAATTGCAATtcccacagagagagaaaaagagagagagagagagagagaaggggagaatAGGCGAGAAGTTCGAGGAGAGGAGAGCAAAATGGGCCGCGCCGGGCCTGGTAAGAAATGAATTGGGCTATAGAGGGACTTCAACAGGAATATCCAACCACTATTTTGTGAAATatttaataccatgaaaaatctctgat
This region of Eucalyptus grandis isolate ANBG69807.140 chromosome 8, ASM1654582v1, whole genome shotgun sequence genomic DNA includes:
- the LOC120286554 gene encoding uncharacterized protein LOC120286554; its protein translation is MSSIGTSKGILEIAKFGVYVTVPIVLMYAFANNSKNLQKFMGTKSYVVYPPEGPRPPSPEELREMAREIARKRNNQ